A single genomic interval of Streptomyces sp. NBC_00663 harbors:
- a CDS encoding TIGR03936 family radical SAM-associated protein, translating to MQRIRLRYTKRGRLRFTSHRDFQRAFERALRRAEVPMAYSAGFTPHPKVSYANAAPTGTGSEAEYLEIALTEARDPEKLRVLLDESMPAGLDIVDAVEARTSGLADRLTASVWELRLDGVEPAEAERAVAVFNAAEAVEVQRMTKNGVRTFDARSAVVDLETHSSAADRPSDQPCAILRLVVRHVTPAVRPDDVLSGLRAVADLAPPVPAAVTRLAQGLFDEETGEVTDPLAPDREAAEAPTTAAAAAKAPA from the coding sequence GTGCAGCGCATCCGACTGCGCTACACCAAGCGCGGCCGCCTCCGGTTCACCAGCCATCGTGACTTCCAGCGCGCCTTCGAGCGTGCGCTGCGCCGCGCCGAGGTGCCGATGGCGTACTCGGCGGGGTTCACGCCGCATCCGAAGGTGTCGTACGCCAATGCCGCACCCACCGGCACGGGCAGTGAGGCGGAATATCTGGAGATCGCCCTCACCGAGGCGCGGGACCCCGAGAAGCTCAGGGTTCTGCTCGACGAGTCGATGCCCGCCGGGCTCGACATCGTCGACGCGGTCGAGGCCCGGACGTCCGGGCTCGCCGACCGGCTGACCGCCTCTGTGTGGGAGCTGCGGCTCGACGGGGTCGAGCCGGCGGAGGCCGAGCGGGCCGTCGCCGTGTTCAACGCCGCCGAGGCCGTCGAGGTCCAGCGCATGACCAAGAACGGCGTTCGCACCTTCGACGCCCGTTCGGCGGTCGTAGATCTTGAAACGCACAGTTCGGCTGCTGATAGGCCGAGCGACCAGCCCTGTGCGATACTGCGGCTGGTTGTTCGGCACGTGACGCCTGCCGTACGACCCGACGACGTCCTGTCCGGTCTCCGCGCCGTGGCCGACCTGGCGCCGCCGGTCCCCGCTGCGGTGACCAGGCTGGCGCAGGGGCTGTTCGATGAAGAGACCGGCGAGGTGACCGACCCGCTCGCGCCCGACCGCGAGGCAGCTGAGGCCCCCACAACGGCCGCTGCCGCCGCGAAGGCGCCGGCGTAG
- a CDS encoding DUF899 domain-containing protein → MKTPPIVSAQEWEAARQELLVEEKRLTRARDALAARRRRMPWLKVDKAYEFEGPGGPATLRDLFQGRRQLIVYRAFFEPGVNGWPDHACVGCSMVADHVGNLAHLNARDTTLVFASRAPQPDIERVKTRMGWTIPWYTLTDDFDTDFGVNDWHGTNAFIHDADTVYRTYFINARGDEALGSTWTYLDMTALGRQETWEDSPETYPQSAPYTWWHWHDTYNGP, encoded by the coding sequence ATGAAGACACCCCCGATCGTTTCGGCGCAGGAGTGGGAGGCGGCACGCCAGGAACTCCTCGTGGAGGAGAAGCGGCTGACCCGGGCCCGCGACGCCCTGGCGGCCAGGCGCCGCCGCATGCCCTGGCTGAAGGTGGACAAGGCGTACGAGTTCGAGGGCCCGGGCGGCCCCGCGACCCTTCGTGACCTCTTCCAGGGCCGCCGCCAGCTGATCGTCTACCGCGCCTTCTTCGAACCGGGCGTCAACGGATGGCCGGACCACGCCTGCGTCGGCTGCTCCATGGTCGCCGACCACGTGGGCAACCTCGCCCACCTCAACGCTCGCGACACCACCCTCGTCTTCGCCTCGCGCGCCCCGCAGCCGGACATCGAGCGGGTGAAGACGAGGATGGGCTGGACGATCCCCTGGTACACACTCACCGACGACTTCGACACCGACTTCGGCGTCAACGACTGGCACGGCACCAACGCCTTCATCCACGACGCCGACACCGTCTACCGCACCTACTTCATCAACGCCCGCGGCGACGAGGCCCTCGGCAGCACCTGGACCTACCTGGACATGACAGCCCTGGGCCGCCAGGAAACCTGGGAGGACTCCCCGGAGACCTACCCCCAGTCGGCCCCGTACACCTGGTGGCACTGGCACGACACCTACAACGGCCCCTGA
- a CDS encoding glycosyltransferase family 39 protein: MVIAAQLPPPREEFRPDVADASARGRMLLWLGPLALALGLGGLGLTGSLLGRDELVTWDMAGRDTDGILATVRNVDAVHGTYYLLMHGWVELFGDSALSLRLPSLFAAAGAAAVVALLGNRLFGYRAGILAGFLFALVPAVSRYGQEARSYALVMLAVALATLLLLRALDRPRGLWRWAAYALALTLTGLLHLIALSVVIAHVCLLAAHARRDRSLWWRAGLALAAVAVVVAPFALLGRSQAGRQLYWVPAPDGWALLSLPGEVFASAVCAGALIALALAARAKRRAPLLLCGTWALLPPALVWAASHGEVSYFRGVYVLCTLPAWALLAGSGPASARRSWKAAASVLVALALITLPDQRQVRQPFEHNAPVPLDYAAAAEVIERLHQPGDAVVYDRFDSWQLDGGVRYYLPRDMELRDVFLTRTPAEIDDLYAVQCSVPELCLRGERRIWLLTQGTDFPFNAIDPAQAGALRSRYTISTSTQVTGMTVSLLERIGAAGAAGAAGGVRQS, translated from the coding sequence ATGGTCATCGCCGCACAGCTTCCTCCGCCCCGCGAAGAATTCCGGCCCGATGTCGCGGACGCTTCCGCGCGGGGCCGGATGCTGCTCTGGCTGGGGCCACTCGCCCTCGCCCTGGGGCTGGGCGGCCTCGGGCTGACCGGCTCGCTGCTCGGCCGCGACGAGCTGGTCACCTGGGACATGGCCGGCCGGGACACCGACGGGATCCTCGCCACGGTGCGGAACGTCGACGCCGTGCACGGCACCTATTACCTGCTGATGCACGGATGGGTGGAGCTCTTCGGGGATTCCGCCCTTTCGCTGCGGCTGCCTTCCCTGTTCGCGGCGGCCGGCGCGGCGGCGGTCGTGGCGCTCCTCGGGAACCGGCTCTTCGGATATCGGGCCGGAATTCTGGCCGGGTTCCTCTTCGCGCTCGTCCCGGCGGTGAGCCGCTATGGCCAGGAAGCCCGCTCGTACGCGCTGGTGATGCTGGCCGTCGCGCTCGCCACGCTCCTGCTCCTGAGGGCCCTGGACCGGCCGCGCGGCCTCTGGCGCTGGGCCGCCTACGCGCTCGCGCTGACCCTCACCGGACTGCTGCATCTGATCGCGCTGTCCGTCGTGATCGCTCACGTCTGTCTGCTCGCCGCCCACGCGCGCCGTGACCGCTCCCTGTGGTGGCGGGCCGGTCTCGCCCTCGCTGCGGTCGCCGTGGTGGTCGCCCCGTTCGCCCTGCTCGGCCGCTCCCAGGCCGGACGCCAGCTGTACTGGGTCCCGGCGCCCGACGGCTGGGCGCTGCTCTCCCTCCCCGGCGAGGTCTTCGCCTCCGCGGTGTGCGCCGGAGCCCTCATCGCCCTGGCCCTGGCGGCCCGCGCCAAGCGCAGGGCCCCGCTGCTGCTGTGCGGCACCTGGGCGCTGCTGCCCCCGGCCCTGGTCTGGGCCGCCTCCCACGGCGAGGTCTCCTACTTCCGCGGCGTCTACGTCCTGTGCACCCTCCCGGCCTGGGCACTGCTCGCCGGCTCAGGCCCGGCCTCCGCCCGGCGTTCCTGGAAGGCGGCGGCCTCGGTTCTCGTGGCGCTGGCCCTGATCACCCTGCCGGACCAGCGGCAGGTGCGGCAGCCCTTCGAGCACAACGCCCCGGTGCCCCTCGACTACGCGGCCGCGGCGGAGGTGATCGAGCGGCTCCACCAGCCCGGGGACGCCGTGGTCTACGACCGCTTCGACAGCTGGCAGCTCGACGGTGGCGTGCGGTACTACCTGCCGCGTGACATGGAGCTGCGGGATGTCTTCCTGACGCGGACCCCGGCCGAGATCGACGATCTCTACGCGGTCCAGTGCTCCGTCCCGGAGCTGTGCCTCAGGGGCGAGCGCCGCATCTGGCTGCTGACGCAGGGGACCGACTTCCCCTTCAACGCGATCGACCCGGCGCAGGCGGGGGCCCTGCGGAGCCGGTACACGATCTCGACGAGCACGCAGGTGACGGGGATGACGGTGAGTCTGCTGGAGCGCATCGGTGCGGCAGGTGCGGCAGGCGCGGCAGGGGGTGTCCGGCAGTCCTGA
- a CDS encoding Rne/Rng family ribonuclease, translating to MLEPTEPTEPAMGSELNTPSDTLPPRRRRRAASRPAGPPVGGPAEASDEATPAIPAAEDASEEPTVTAEAVEAAGSGETEEAPAPAARTRRRATRRASAPAGTPAADTTVAETVVPVAEETAPVAEPTVTAEAEAEAEEAAAPAPRTRRRATRRASAPAGAPAAEAAETVVAPAEPEAAAPAVEEPEAEEAAAPAPRTRRRATRRASAPAGGPAADAVPEAEAPVSVEPETSVAEEAAPAEEEAPRRGRRRATRRVTAPTEAPETVEAPVSADNETKPAETESAETKPVEAAAEAPAEEAAAAEEAPRRARRRSVRRAATGFSEPARAAGDDAEEDAPRRPARPAVAVFQAPVFAEPQFQTPERAAAAAAAEAEVEEPEEPVAEEPQEEPVAARRRRRRRGEPAEAEAPQVVETAAEDEPEEAEESAEDAVDSESDESEEGGSRRRRRRGGRRRRRGESAESEAEEGDEFAAEQADQDAEDTAEQVEEDAEDDDEGGSSSSSSRRRRRRRRRAGDSSSDAEPGDGDPERTVVKVREPRPKAEPSDEVQSIKGSTRLEAKKQRRREGREQGRRRVPIITEAEFLARREAVERVMVVRQSGERTQIGVLEDGVLVEHYVNKEQATSYVGNVYLGKVQNVLPSMEAAFIDIGKGRNAVLYAGEVNFEALGMANGPRRIESALKSGQSVLVQVTKDPIGHKGARLTSQVSLPGRYLVYVPEGSMTGISRKLPDTERARLKTILKKIVPEDAGVIVRTAAEGASEDELRRDVERLQAQWEDIQKKSKNGNAPTLLYGEPDMTVRVVRDIFNEDFTKVVVSGDEAWETIHGYVSHVAPDLADRLSKWTSEVDVFATYRIDEQLSKALDRKVWLPSGGSLVIDRTEAMVVVDVNTGKFTGQGGNLEETVTRNNLEAAEEIVRQLRLRDLGGIIVIDFIDMVLEQNRDLVLRRLLECLGRDRTKHQVAEVTSLGLVQMTRKRVGQGLLESFSETCVHCNGRGVIVHMEQPTSLGGGGKRKKRGRGGIEHVHEAAVAAEAVDHDHEADEETEADLVAEVAEPVALPAPVFEPDEELYSSAAEAEAAAGRGRSRRRTSRRASAPAGAPRREKADRSERNERAERNERAEQVEETVQAVPTAQDVTVEQEVERPVQPEPATEAHTEPVAVEDPVVEEAAPKGRTRRRATRKVSAPAGSPAGAEAAVVTVAETVPVAEEAPAAQPETPAEPVAESAAPARPRRRAVRKATAPTASEEAAVVVVPAVTETVAAEEPEAPAKKTARKTAKKATAKKAATKKTVAKKTVAKKTAAKKTTAKKAASKKTAAAEQQSAPSVSTAADEG from the coding sequence ATGCTCGAGCCGACCGAACCCACTGAGCCCGCCATGGGCTCCGAACTCAACACCCCCAGCGACACCCTGCCGCCGCGCCGCCGGCGCCGTGCCGCGTCCCGACCGGCGGGTCCGCCGGTCGGGGGCCCCGCCGAGGCATCGGACGAGGCGACGCCGGCCATACCGGCCGCCGAGGACGCCTCCGAGGAGCCGACGGTGACCGCCGAGGCCGTGGAGGCCGCAGGGAGCGGGGAGACCGAAGAGGCCCCCGCGCCCGCCGCGCGTACGCGTCGCCGTGCCACCCGCCGGGCATCCGCGCCCGCCGGTACCCCCGCCGCTGACACCACGGTCGCGGAGACCGTTGTGCCGGTGGCCGAGGAGACCGCGCCCGTCGCGGAGCCGACGGTGACCGCGGAGGCCGAAGCGGAGGCCGAGGAGGCCGCCGCGCCCGCGCCCCGTACGCGTCGCCGTGCCACCCGTAGGGCGTCCGCGCCCGCCGGTGCCCCCGCCGCCGAGGCCGCCGAAACCGTCGTAGCCCCCGCCGAGCCCGAGGCCGCCGCACCGGCCGTAGAGGAGCCGGAGGCCGAGGAGGCCGCCGCGCCCGCGCCCCGTACGCGTCGTCGCGCCACCCGTAGGGCGTCCGCGCCCGCCGGTGGCCCCGCCGCCGACGCCGTTCCCGAGGCCGAGGCTCCGGTGAGCGTCGAGCCGGAGACGAGCGTCGCCGAGGAAGCCGCACCGGCCGAGGAAGAGGCCCCCCGTCGGGGCCGTCGGCGTGCCACGCGTCGAGTGACCGCGCCCACCGAGGCGCCCGAGACCGTGGAGGCGCCCGTGAGCGCTGACAACGAGACCAAGCCCGCCGAGACCGAGTCGGCTGAGACCAAGCCGGTCGAGGCCGCTGCCGAGGCTCCGGCCGAGGAGGCCGCCGCCGCGGAAGAGGCCCCGCGCCGCGCCCGCCGGCGTTCCGTGCGCCGGGCCGCCACCGGGTTCTCCGAGCCCGCGCGGGCCGCGGGCGACGACGCCGAGGAGGACGCTCCGCGTCGGCCCGCGCGGCCCGCCGTGGCCGTCTTCCAGGCGCCCGTGTTCGCCGAGCCGCAGTTCCAGACGCCCGAGCGCGCCGCCGCCGCGGCCGCCGCCGAGGCGGAGGTCGAGGAGCCCGAGGAGCCCGTGGCCGAGGAGCCCCAGGAGGAGCCGGTCGCCGCGCGCCGCCGTCGCCGCCGCCGGGGCGAGCCCGCGGAGGCCGAGGCGCCGCAGGTCGTCGAGACCGCCGCCGAGGACGAGCCGGAGGAGGCCGAGGAGTCGGCCGAGGACGCCGTCGACAGCGAGTCGGACGAGTCGGAGGAGGGCGGCTCCCGCCGTCGCCGTCGCCGTGGTGGCCGTCGCCGTCGTCGCGGTGAGTCCGCCGAGTCGGAGGCCGAGGAGGGCGACGAGTTCGCTGCCGAGCAGGCCGACCAGGATGCCGAGGACACCGCCGAGCAGGTCGAGGAGGACGCCGAGGACGACGACGAGGGCGGTTCCTCGTCCTCCAGCAGCCGTCGCCGCCGGCGCCGTCGCCGCCGCGCCGGTGACTCCTCCTCCGACGCCGAGCCCGGTGACGGCGACCCCGAGCGCACCGTCGTGAAGGTCCGCGAGCCGCGCCCGAAGGCGGAGCCGTCCGACGAGGTGCAGTCCATCAAGGGCTCCACGCGTCTGGAGGCCAAGAAGCAGCGCCGCCGTGAAGGCCGTGAGCAGGGCCGCCGTCGCGTCCCGATCATCACCGAGGCCGAGTTCCTGGCCCGCCGTGAGGCCGTCGAGCGTGTGATGGTCGTCCGGCAGAGCGGTGAGCGCACGCAGATCGGCGTCCTGGAGGACGGCGTACTCGTCGAGCACTACGTCAACAAGGAGCAGGCCACCTCGTACGTCGGCAACGTCTACCTGGGCAAGGTCCAGAACGTGCTGCCGTCCATGGAGGCCGCGTTCATCGACATCGGCAAGGGGCGCAACGCGGTCCTGTACGCCGGTGAGGTCAACTTCGAGGCGCTGGGCATGGCCAACGGGCCGCGGCGCATCGAGTCCGCGCTGAAGTCCGGCCAGTCGGTGCTCGTCCAGGTGACGAAGGACCCGATCGGCCACAAGGGCGCCCGTCTGACCAGCCAGGTCTCCCTCCCGGGCCGTTACCTCGTGTACGTCCCCGAGGGCTCGATGACCGGCATCAGCCGCAAGCTGCCCGACACCGAGCGCGCCCGGCTGAAGACGATCCTCAAGAAGATCGTTCCCGAGGACGCGGGCGTCATCGTGCGCACCGCCGCCGAGGGCGCCAGCGAGGACGAGCTGCGCCGCGATGTCGAGCGGCTCCAGGCGCAGTGGGAGGACATCCAGAAGAAGTCGAAGAACGGCAACGCCCCGACGCTGCTGTACGGCGAGCCGGACATGACGGTCCGGGTCGTCCGCGACATCTTCAACGAGGACTTCACCAAGGTCGTCGTCAGCGGTGACGAGGCGTGGGAGACCATCCACGGCTACGTCTCGCACGTCGCGCCCGACCTGGCCGACCGGCTGTCGAAGTGGACCTCCGAGGTCGACGTCTTCGCCACCTACCGGATCGACGAGCAGCTGTCCAAGGCGCTGGACCGCAAGGTCTGGCTGCCGAGCGGCGGTTCGCTGGTGATCGACCGGACCGAGGCGATGGTCGTCGTCGACGTCAACACCGGCAAGTTCACCGGCCAGGGCGGCAACCTGGAGGAGACGGTCACCAGGAACAACCTGGAGGCGGCCGAGGAGATCGTGCGCCAGCTGCGGCTGCGCGACCTCGGCGGCATCATCGTCATCGACTTCATCGACATGGTCCTGGAGCAGAACCGGGACCTGGTGCTACGGCGCCTCCTGGAGTGCCTGGGCCGGGACCGGACCAAGCACCAGGTCGCCGAGGTCACCTCGCTGGGCCTGGTCCAGATGACCCGTAAGCGGGTCGGCCAGGGTCTGCTGGAGTCGTTCTCCGAGACCTGCGTCCACTGCAACGGCCGCGGTGTCATCGTCCACATGGAGCAGCCGACCTCCCTCGGGGGCGGCGGCAAGCGCAAGAAGCGCGGGCGTGGCGGCATCGAGCACGTGCATGAGGCCGCGGTGGCGGCCGAGGCCGTCGACCACGACCACGAGGCCGACGAGGAGACCGAGGCCGACCTCGTCGCCGAGGTCGCCGAGCCGGTCGCGCTGCCCGCGCCCGTCTTCGAGCCGGACGAGGAGCTGTACAGCAGCGCCGCCGAGGCGGAGGCCGCGGCCGGCCGGGGCCGTTCGCGGCGCCGGACGAGCCGGCGCGCGTCGGCGCCGGCCGGTGCGCCGCGTCGCGAGAAGGCGGACAGGTCCGAGCGGAACGAGCGGGCTGAGCGGAACGAGCGGGCGGAGCAGGTCGAGGAGACCGTCCAGGCCGTTCCGACCGCGCAGGACGTCACCGTCGAGCAGGAGGTCGAGCGTCCGGTGCAGCCGGAGCCGGCCACCGAGGCGCACACCGAGCCGGTCGCCGTCGAGGACCCGGTCGTCGAGGAGGCCGCGCCCAAGGGCCGCACCCGTCGCCGCGCCACCCGCAAGGTGTCCGCGCCGGCCGGGTCGCCCGCGGGAGCCGAGGCCGCCGTGGTGACGGTCGCCGAGACCGTCCCCGTGGCGGAGGAGGCGCCGGCCGCGCAGCCCGAGACGCCGGCCGAGCCGGTCGCCGAGAGCGCCGCACCGGCCCGCCCGCGGCGCCGCGCCGTGCGCAAGGCCACCGCGCCGACCGCGTCCGAGGAAGCGGCCGTCGTGGTCGTGCCGGCGGTGACGGAGACCGTGGCCGCGGAGGAGCCGGAGGCGCCCGCCAAGAAGACGGCCCGTAAGACGGCCAAGAAGGCGACGGCGAAGAAGGCCGCCACCAAGAAGACGGTGGCCAAGAAGACGGTGGCGAAGAAGACCGCCGCCAAGAAGACGACCGCCAAGAAGGCGGCGTCGAAGAAGACGGCGGCGGCCGAGCAGCAGTCCGCCCCGTCCGTCTCCACGGCGGCCGACGAGGGCTGA
- a CDS encoding TIGR03960 family B12-binding radical SAM protein encodes MSAETAESVFPQLEALLPHVQKPIQYVGGELNSTVKPWESCDVHWALMYPDAYEVGLPNQGVMILYEVLNEQEGVLAERTYSVWPDLEALMREHAVPQFTVDSHRPVKAFDVFGLSFSTELGYTNMLTALDLAGIPLESRDRGLDDPIVLAGGHAAFNPEPIADFIDAAIIGDGEQAVLDMTRIIREWKAQGRPGGREEVLFRLAKTGSVYIPAFYDVEYLPDGRIARVVPNKSGVPWRVSKHTVMDLDEWPYPKQPLVPLAETVHERMSVEIFRGCTRGCRFCQAGMITRPVRERSITGIGEMVEKGLKATGFEEVGLLSLSSADHTEIGDIAKGLADRYEEDKVGLSLPSTRVDAFNVDLANELTRNGRRSGLTFAPEGGSERMRKVINKMVSEEDLIRTVATAYGNGWRQVKLYFMCGLPTETDDDVLQIADMAMNVIAKGREVSRSNDIRCTVSIGGFVPKPHTPFQWAPQLSAEETDARLEKLRDKIRGDKKYGRSIGFRYHDGKPGIVEGLLSRGDRRIGAVIRAVYEDGGRFDGWREHFSYDRWMQSADKALAPFGVDVDWYTTRERTYEEVLPWDHLDSGLDKDWLWEDWQDALDETEVDDCRWTPCFDCGVCPQMDTSIQIGPTGKKLLPLTVKNAAPTPAASGHSH; translated from the coding sequence ATGTCAGCCGAAACCGCCGAGTCGGTGTTCCCGCAGCTCGAAGCTCTGCTGCCGCATGTGCAGAAGCCGATTCAGTATGTCGGCGGCGAGCTCAACTCCACGGTCAAGCCCTGGGAGTCCTGTGACGTCCACTGGGCGCTCATGTACCCGGACGCCTACGAGGTCGGGCTGCCCAACCAGGGCGTCATGATCCTCTACGAGGTGCTGAACGAGCAGGAGGGCGTCCTCGCCGAGCGCACGTACAGCGTGTGGCCGGACCTTGAGGCGCTGATGCGGGAGCACGCCGTCCCGCAGTTCACGGTGGACAGCCACCGCCCGGTGAAGGCCTTCGACGTGTTCGGCCTGTCCTTCTCCACGGAGCTGGGCTACACCAACATGCTGACCGCGCTGGACCTGGCGGGCATTCCGCTGGAGTCGCGCGACCGCGGCCTGGACGACCCGATCGTGCTGGCCGGCGGACACGCCGCCTTCAACCCGGAGCCGATCGCCGACTTCATCGACGCCGCGATCATCGGCGACGGCGAGCAGGCCGTGCTCGACATGACGCGGATCATCCGCGAGTGGAAGGCGCAGGGGCGGCCCGGCGGCCGCGAGGAGGTCCTCTTCCGCCTGGCGAAGACGGGCTCGGTCTACATCCCGGCGTTCTACGACGTCGAGTACCTCCCCGACGGCCGCATCGCGCGCGTGGTCCCCAACAAGTCGGGCGTCCCGTGGCGTGTGTCGAAGCACACGGTCATGGACCTGGACGAGTGGCCCTACCCCAAGCAGCCCCTGGTGCCGCTCGCCGAGACGGTCCACGAGCGCATGTCGGTGGAGATCTTCCGCGGCTGTACCCGCGGCTGCCGCTTCTGCCAGGCGGGCATGATCACCCGCCCGGTGCGGGAGCGTTCCATCACGGGCATCGGCGAGATGGTCGAGAAGGGCCTGAAGGCGACGGGCTTCGAGGAGGTCGGCCTCCTCTCCCTGTCCTCGGCGGACCACACGGAGATCGGCGACATCGCCAAGGGCCTGGCGGACCGGTACGAGGAAGACAAGGTCGGCCTCTCGCTCCCCTCCACCCGGGTCGACGCCTTCAACGTGGACCTGGCGAACGAGCTGACGCGCAACGGCCGCCGCTCGGGCCTGACCTTCGCCCCCGAGGGCGGCAGCGAGCGCATGCGCAAGGTCATCAACAAGATGGTGTCGGAGGAAGACCTCATCCGCACCGTTGCCACGGCCTACGGCAACGGCTGGCGCCAGGTGAAGCTGTACTTCATGTGCGGCCTGCCGACGGAGACCGACGACGACGTCCTCCAGATCGCGGACATGGCGATGAACGTGATCGCCAAGGGCCGTGAGGTCTCCCGCTCCAACGACATCCGCTGCACGGTCTCGATCGGCGGCTTCGTCCCCAAGCCCCACACCCCCTTCCAGTGGGCGCCCCAGCTCTCCGCCGAGGAGACGGACGCCCGCCTGGAGAAGCTCCGCGACAAGATCCGCGGCGACAAGAAGTACGGCCGCTCCATCGGCTTCCGCTACCACGACGGCAAGCCCGGCATCGTCGAGGGCCTGCTGTCCCGCGGCGACCGCCGTATCGGCGCGGTCATCCGCGCGGTCTACGAGGACGGCGGCCGCTTCGACGGCTGGCGCGAGCATTTCTCCTACGACCGCTGGATGCAGTCCGCCGACAAGGCCCTCGCCCCCTTCGGCGTGGACGTCGACTGGTACACCACCCGCGAGCGCACGTACGAGGAGGTCCTCCCCTGGGACCACCTCGACTCCGGCCTCGACAAGGACTGGCTCTGGGAGGACTGGCAGGACGCCCTCGACGAGACCGAGGTCGACGACTGCCGCTGGACACCGTGCTTCGACTGCGGGGTGTGCCCGCAGATGGACACGTCCATCCAGATCGGCCCGACCGGGAAGAAGCTGCTGCCCCTCACAGTCAAGAACGCAGCACCGACACCGGCTGCGAGTGGTCACTCGCACTGA
- a CDS encoding tetratricopeptide repeat-containing glycosyltransferase: protein MIVKDEAHVIRRCLDSVRPLVDSWVILDTGSTDGTQDIVRETLADLPGTLYESPFRGFGASRTEAIERARERASHLLFIDADDVLETDPGFTRPTLTHDCYDMAVRHGPVVHWRPTLVSTRLPWRYVGVLHEYLECDTEFSRASLTGVRMVIMGGGGRSQGSPRTKYLRDAALLKDGLAKDPGNTRYAFYLAQSWRDADEPAKALAAYDRRAAMDGFAEEAFCSRLYAARLALTLKRRTPEVMSRFLDAHEHRPTRAEPLGELAHLCRTRGERWPLAYLFARRAAELPPPDDILFVEHAWYDWRALDELAVAAYWMGAYRESLEACEKLLDGGKLPAQHRERVAANHDFARTKLAVTADPGQVAKGR, encoded by the coding sequence ATGATTGTCAAGGACGAGGCGCATGTGATCCGACGCTGCCTCGACTCCGTACGGCCCCTCGTCGACAGCTGGGTGATCCTGGACACCGGCTCGACCGACGGCACCCAGGACATCGTCCGCGAGACCCTCGCCGACCTGCCGGGAACGCTGTACGAGAGCCCCTTCCGCGGCTTCGGCGCGAGCCGCACGGAGGCGATCGAACGGGCCCGGGAGCGCGCGAGCCACCTGCTCTTCATCGACGCCGACGACGTACTGGAGACCGACCCCGGCTTCACCCGGCCGACGCTCACCCACGACTGCTACGACATGGCGGTCCGCCACGGCCCCGTCGTCCACTGGCGCCCGACGCTGGTGTCGACCCGACTCCCGTGGCGGTACGTCGGCGTACTCCACGAATACCTGGAATGCGACACGGAGTTCAGCCGGGCGTCGCTCACCGGCGTCCGCATGGTGATCATGGGCGGCGGCGGCCGGTCGCAGGGCAGCCCGCGCACCAAGTACCTGCGGGACGCGGCGCTCCTCAAGGACGGCCTCGCCAAGGACCCCGGCAACACCCGCTACGCCTTCTACCTCGCCCAGAGCTGGCGGGACGCCGACGAGCCGGCGAAGGCACTGGCCGCCTACGACCGCCGCGCGGCCATGGACGGCTTCGCCGAGGAGGCTTTCTGCTCCCGGCTCTACGCGGCCCGCCTCGCCCTGACGCTGAAGCGCCGTACGCCCGAGGTCATGTCCCGCTTCCTGGACGCCCATGAACACCGACCCACCCGTGCCGAACCGCTGGGCGAACTCGCCCATCTGTGCCGGACACGGGGAGAACGCTGGCCGCTCGCCTACCTGTTCGCGCGGCGCGCGGCGGAGCTCCCGCCGCCCGACGACATCCTCTTCGTCGAGCACGCCTGGTACGACTGGCGCGCCCTGGACGAGCTGGCGGTCGCGGCGTACTGGATGGGCGCCTACCGCGAGTCGCTGGAGGCCTGCGAGAAGCTCCTGGACGGCGGGAAGCTGCCCGCCCAGCACCGCGAGCGAGTGGCCGCCAATCACGACTTCGCCCGCACCAAACTGGCCGTGACGGCGGACCCTGGACAGGTAGCGAAAGGACGGTGA